The genomic stretch AAGAGGTGTTGAGTTGCAGTCACAAATTCTGTTGTGTAGTTTGGGATAGAGAAAATTAATGGAAGAATTGTTTTTGACATGTGAAAAGTCCAAGTTAGAGATGTGTTGATACAATCAAGATTATATAAGGTGTGAGATTATATCAGTGGTTGAAGAGCTTCCTGAAAACATGGAAGTTCCCCCATAAATTTTAAACCTGGTTGTCGACATGTCAAGTTCAAGGAGTAGTTTAGCTTCAAGTGAAATATATTTTTCATGATAGAATATATAATTATTGGTGTTGACAAGGTAAAATTCTTGGAGTGATTTATCTTCAAGTAAAATACATTTTTCATGGTGGAGTATGAAAATTTTTGAACTATGATTTTCGTTGAAGACAATATGAAAATTCTTGGAATGATGTAGATTCAAGTGACTATACTCATTGTGGGGGAGTAGGATTGTCGGTGAAGACAAGGTGAAAATTCTTGTACTTAAGTAGCTTCAAGTGGCAATACACCTTGTGGTGGAGTATGATTGTCGGTTAAGTCAATAAAAGTTaatgtattattttcaatcaatgtggagattgttggggttggttgaaaatatacatgttgaagaagtcCCACATCGCTTAATTTTGTGAAGGAAGAGGGATTACAAGGCTATATATAGGATTCAAGTTCTTCAAAGTTCCACATCGCTTAGTTTTGTGAAGGAAGAGGGAGTCAAAGACTAATATCGGATTCAATTTCTTCATTACAAGATGCACCAGTAAAAAACACTTTAAGTTTGTATTTGACTTTTTCTTTTCTCTCGTGCTCTTATGTTAAAGTGTTGtgagatgtagttaaatattAATTTTGGGGGAGTGTCGGTGTACTGGGGACTATGGGAGGTTGAGGGTATATAATGTGTTATAACTATTTTCACATAGTGTTATTACTTGGTTGTTGTTTGACACGACTGTGGTTTATTCTTCCACATTACTTAAAAAAGTGGAGGTTGAACATTTTATAAGTTAGAAGACACATACacatacacctatcaccttaagatttttggtgaatatATGATGTCTTTCTCACTTGTTTGGATGAGTCTTTGACTTTCAGGTGAGTGTTCGACACAACGTGAATGCTTCTCACTCGTGATAACCTGACACAATTCTAAATTCACCCTTTATAGACACTCCTAAAAAAAACCTAAAATACTAACGAAATTTAAAGATGGAAATTATTCATTTTCAAGCAGAAACGGAAATTGAGATGGAATATAACAATGTGAGACCGAAACTAAATATTGGAAATTGGAGACGGTATTTAGAGACAAATTCGTCATCTCCAAAATTTTCCATCTCAAATTATTTGAGAGGTATAAATTTGTTTTTTCTTAAGTGTAATTTTCTTACAAACTATATTGTTATCTATTTTAAAATATTATGTAGAGTAGTTTTCTATTTCTTATGGATGTCATTGTTAGATGAACCACTGAGCTAGATGAACCACAATATGTCATTCTTTCTCGGCACTTTTCCAATTTATATATCGATCATGACTCAGCTATCAGGCAGGCAGGCAGctcaacaacaacgtcaacacAGCCCACCTCCATCTATGAGCAGTTCGGCACAATAGAGAGGCATTCACTCACCACCAATATCAGGAATTAGCACAGTTCTTAGATGGGGAGTAGAGGACCAACAACATGTCGGAAGTTGAAGAATTCTAACCTATCTTTCATGATATTGACTTCAGCGTATACCACCTTCACTCCAAGTAGGTTTTAATTtgatttaattttattttatattcTAGTACTAATGATAGAGTAGAGGTGTACAACTATATGAAATTAAGGTGACTAACTCGTTTCTCAGTTATTATGAAATTAAGAAAAGATGATAAGAATCCGAACGTTAATTAAAAGAAGAAAGAAGTCATCATAGTTGTATCTAAATGTGTAATCCAACATCAATtaaattcaaaaatacaaaaCATATATAGTGCCAAACTGataaaaaaaagaagagaaaatacAAAGACTTTTTCACAACATACAATACTATACAACAAAGATACTACTATCATTATAACCTCCTACTATTTCATCACGCAcaataaaaaaaatgaaacaaTAATGTCCATAATGCAAATATTTAGTTGATTACATTATGTAGCTTATAAAGAAGTGTTTAAGGGCTAGAGGCTGAAGAAGGTGGTGGGGTGAGAAATGGGATGGAGGGGAAAGTGGTCGGGATTGAGGTGGGAATGTTGGGAAGTGAAGTGATTGTTGGCAATGGTGGTGGAATGTTGAGAGTTGGAATATTTGTAGGAATGCTAGGAAGAGGTGGTATGGTGAGTTTAGGAAGAGATGGAATGTTAGTAGGCAATGGAGGAAGACTTGCTTTAGGCAATGTTGGAATTGAAGGCAAAGGTGGTAATGTTGTTGGTAAAGAGGGAATGGTAGGAAAATTAGGTTGTTGTGAGGTTGTTTGCAAAAGTTGGCGAGCTTCTAGGATCGTGCTTGACATTGTTGCAACAAGAAGTAAAGCAGTAACAAAGGATTTGGTTGATGCCATTGATAACTTTCTATATTGAGAGAAGTTGCTTTGGTATTTGATGAGGAACAAAGGGATGATCAATGGTCTTATATAGGGTAAGAGAGATTTGATGGAGGGTAGTTTGGAGAAAATTTAGTTGGTTCAACTTCCCATGTTTCACTTTGACTAAAGCATTTTGTGGTTAGACTTGTTGGCTTCTCATTAGCTCATATGACTATATCGTCAATATTTAAAAAGTAATATTGAAAcaaatttgacttttattttaaaaatctaaaaagtaatgcaaacgggtgatggtgatgaatcgattgtgtaaaatattttacactaacagtgtatagtaattaatctctatTACAAATAGGCTAGGATAAacaaaaatatattatttccCACAACAGTATGCATAAAATAACGGCATAATATCCTACGATTAATTTTGTCCGAAGAGAAACCATTTTGTAAACTATGAATAATATATGTTAATGTAGAAATAATCTACAAGCATTCATTTCAACATATAGATTATTCTAGCCtaaaaaaattgattaatttACTAAAGGTGTGGATATATACAAATTAATAAATACAAAAAAATTGTAGTTTTTACAAGACTCTCCCTATTatctttaatttaaaaattatattttcaAAGTTATTGTTGTT from Lathyrus oleraceus cultivar Zhongwan6 chromosome 7, CAAS_Psat_ZW6_1.0, whole genome shotgun sequence encodes the following:
- the LOC127101768 gene encoding U1 small nuclear ribonucleoprotein C, which translates into the protein MASTKSFVTALLLVATMSSTILEARQLLQTTSQQPNFPTIPSLPTTLPPLPSIPTLPKASLPPLPTNIPSLPKLTIPPLPSIPTNIPTLNIPPPLPTITSLPNIPTSIPTTFPSIPFLTPPPSSASSP